The Corynebacterium freiburgense region TTACAGCCCTGGAAAAGCTGGGGTTGGATGTTGAAAAACACGAGACATCGGATAGCGCCCCCACGATTATTGGAAATCGCCCAGGCAAGCAAACTGTGTTGCTGTATTCGCACTATGATGTGGTTCCGGCAGGAGACCCAAATACATGGGATTCCGATCCCTTTACTCTTACAGAGCGTAATGGACGTTGGTACGGCCGCGGCACGGCTGACTGTAAGGGCAACCTGGTTATGCACTTGGCTGCACTGCGTGCCATCGCTGAGCTTGGCGGCACTGAACTAGGCATTCGCGTAGTTATCGAAGGATCCGAAGAACGCGGCGGAGAAGGCCTTGAAGAGCTAATTGCCACGCGTCCTGAGCTTTTCGCCGCTGATATTATTTTTATCGCCGATACTGGCAATGTGACACTCGGTGTACCCACCCTTACCACGACCCTTCGTGGTGGCGCTCAAATTGATGTACGAATTGATACTCTTCAGGCGCCTGTGCATTCGGGTGGTTTTGGCGGTGCAGCACCGGATGCAACTGCCGCATTAATTCGCCTACTAGACACCCTTAAAGATGAATATGGCCGCACCCGTATCGACGGCGTTGATTGCACAAGCGTTTGGGAAGGCGAGGAATACCCAGTTGCCAATTTCCGTGCCGACGCCGGCATCCTCGAGGGCGTCGAAATCATGGGCACCGACGCCGACCACCCAGCCGATATGGTGTGGGCACGGCCTGCCATCTCCATCACCGGCTTCACCTCCACCCCAGTTGCAGAAGCGGTCAATGCCGTTCCCGCCACCGCAACCGCGCGCCTTAATCTTCGCGTACCCCCAGGAATGAACACCGCAGACTTAGTGGAAGCACTTATTGCCCACCTGCAAAAACATGTTCCATGGGGCGCACACATTGAATGCACACCCTTTGAAATGTTCGATCCTTTTACAGCGCGTATCGACGGCCCCGCCGTCCAGGCATTATCGGAAGCACTTTCGGCCGCTTACAACGGCAAACCAACAGTAACGGTGGGTACCGGAGGCTCGATCCCCCTATGCACGACACTCACCAATGCCTTCCCAAATGCGGAACTGGCCCTCTTTGGCGTGGAGGAACCACTCACAACAATCCATTCACCAAACGAATCCGTCTCACCAGATGAGATTATAGACATTGCTGTAGCGGAAGCGATTTTCCTACTTAACCACGGAAAATAGACCAAATTACCCAATATAGGGGGTGTAAAACCACACCCCCTATTTCTCATTTTTTTGCATGGTGGTGTGATGCTAGTTACTATGCCTTTTGTGACTTACATCATTGAACTTAGGCGAGTGGCCAAGGCTACGTACCCCAGTGAAGGATAAGGACTGACCCCTTCACTTTGGGGAAGTAGTCGTTATCAAACTAGCAACAGAGTCGGTCCCCAAAAATACATCAACAAACACAGCAAAGGACCGGACCCCAATGATGACTTCCACAACGACACGAACCCGCGCTCACCAATCGACGCGCTCCATCCGATCCACCACCATCGAATACCATCGCGACACTCAACGCGAGCCAGTTGGCAACCCAATTCGCACCACCACGCGATTCTATGCAGATGATCCATTCCGCGCACGGTTCGGACACCAACTCCCGCGCGGACTCCGCGAAGAAGCACGCGGCATGGAATGGCGCACCTTTACCGCAACCTATGCACCAACAAGCGCGCTACGGATCCACCACATCGAATCCACAAAACTGCGTGGCAATACTTACCGGTTCAACGCCACCATAACGGACTCCCGAAGTGGGACTCGCACCACCAGCCATGAGGAAATCCATGCAACTGGACCGGTTTCCGCATGCACACACCTCCTTGCAAATGCCGGACGACGCGTTGAGATCCTGGAATTCCATCAGTTCGAAATCTTCGAAGCAACCGTCACCTTTATTTACACCTGCGAAAACAACAAACGCGCATGGGCAATGGGATTCGGTTCAAACCAGGACCTTTCCGCCGCATCTGCATTAACTTCCGCAGCGCACCGCTTACATAGTTAAACCTCAATGGTTGCAGCACCCATGAACGCAGGAAACTTCGTACACACCGCGAGCTGTGGTGGTGACGGTTGCGATGGCGGTGATACAAAATGGAAAACTCTTTTTTAAACTTATCCCTTTTGTATCATTTGGCCTTCTAAAACCCCAGTTCAGATTTAGCTAGGTGGTACAAAATGGAGGAGTTTTTGAAAAAGTTACCCTTTTTGTATCAAACCCCAGGAACGTAGTTCAAAAGCCCCAGCCAGACCACCCAGCCAGACCACCCAGCCCACCACATAAAGCCAATATGGTTTTGTGTGGTTTTTTCATGATTTCGCGCCCAGGTTGTAGGTTGTGGACATTTCACCTACTGTAAAGGCAGTTTCGTTTCTCGTTGCCGGACCATAGGTACACTTGTCATTGTTGCTCGCGACACACTTGCTGCAACGTTAAGTGAGTCCGGCTCGTTCCATTGCCCGTTATCTAAGGACTCAAAGAATCACCTCGTGATTACTCTTCTTACCGCTTTAGCTTTAAGTTCATGCATTGCCCCTTTATTGGTTCTCCGCATGGGGAATCGAGCTTTCGGGGTTTTAGCGCTAGTTCCTGCAGCCGGGTTTTTTTGGACTGTTTCGCTGTTTCAAAGTGAGTTTCGTATACAGGAGTTTCATTTTGATTGGTTCCCGGCAGCGAATTTGGGAATTGATTTTCGGCTAGATGCCCTCGCAGCGCTATTTTGCCTAATTATTTTAGGTATTGGCGCTTTGGTCTTGGTTTATTCCTGGGGCTACTTCGAGTTCACACGCCGTAGGCTTTCGGTATTTGCCATGCAGATGGCAGCCTTTGCATTTGCCATGGTCGGCTTGGTTATTTCGGATAGCTTGCTATTAATGTACGTGTTTTGGGAAATCACGTCGATTTTGTCGTTTTTGCTGGTTGGGTATTACGGCGAGCGGGCTTCGTCTCGGCGCGCCGCTGGTCAGGCATTGATGGTAACCACACTTGGTGGTTTAGCAATGCTTATGGGCATTGTGATGCTGGGGCAGCAAACTGGGGTGTGGACCTTTAGTGAGCTCGCCGAATATAAGAATTTATATAGCACGCCGAATGTTCGCATTGCAGTTGTATTGTTGCTGGCAGGCGCGCTTTCGAAGTCGGCTATTGCTCCGGCGCACTTTTGGTTGCCTGGCGCGATGGCTGCGCCAACTCCAGTAAGTGCATATTTGCATTCAGCGGCGATGGTGAAGGCTGGAATTTACTTGGTGGCCCGGTTATCACCAACATTGTCGGTTATTCCGGCTTGGCATTTGGTGGTGATTCCCTGCGGTATTTTCACCATGATTATGGCTGGCTGGATGGCTTTGCGCCAGCATGATTTAAAGCTAATTCTTGCCTACGGCACTGTTTCACAGCTTGGTTTTATTGTGTCTATTGTTGGTACTGGTTCTCGTGCCGCAATGCTTGCTGGGCTCGCAGTTACGGTCGCACATGCGTGTTTTAAGGCTTGTTTGTTTATGGTAGTTGGTGCGATCGATCATGCTGCCGGAACACGGGATATTCGAAAACTTGATGGCTTGGGGGCAAAACAACCAGGATTAGCGATTATTGCTACTGTTGCTGCAGCATCGATGGCGGGGATTGCACCAGCACTTGGCTTTGTGGCTAAGGAACAAGTGCTTGATGTTTTAATATATGAGCAAGCACTTGTAGGCATGCCAGCGAAGTTAACATTGGCCGGTGCAGTGATTGGTTCGGTACTTACGGTCGCCTATAGTTTGTACTTCCTCTACGGGGCATTTGGCACTAAGCAGAAAACCAGCCCTGCTGTAGAAAATATGCACCATATTTTGCCTAATCTATGGATCCCACCGCTATTATTGGCTGTTCTTTCTGTGGCTTTTGGTGTGATGCCGAAGCCGGTGGATACAGTGATCGGTACGCATATAGCGCAGACCTTCGGGTCGTCGTCAAGCGATCATCATTTAGCGTTATGGCACGGTTTTACGCCAGTACTTGCGCTTACATGTGCGATTATTGCAATCGGTTCGGTGTTATATTGGCAGCGCGTAACGGTGGCTAAGTTCCATTTCCAAAAACCAGCATTAGGCAGCGCGGATGCCGCATATGACCTAGTGATTCAAAGCTTGCATAAGCTTTCGCTCAAAATGACTGCAATTACACAACGCGGCTCATTGCCGCTCAATGAAGCCATTATTTTGGGAACGCTAGTACTATTCCCACTTATTACGCTGATTGGCGGCAGGCGCAATACCATTCGGATGGAATTGTGGGACACACCTGTGCAGGGCTTTATGGCGGTATTGATTATGGTCGCCGCCATCGCTGCAACGGTGCTGCGGAACCGGCTTTCCGCACTGATTATGGTGGGGTTGACGGGGTACGGCATTTCAATTCTTTTTGCTATTCATGGCGCCCCGGATCTTGCGTTGACACAAATGCTTGTAGAAACCATTTCTATGGTTGTGTTTGTCCTGGTATTGCGCAAGCTTCCCAGTAATGCCCCGACTCCGCAGGGGTATATTCGGCTGCGGGCGTGGCTTGCTGTTGCTGTCGGGCTTACGGTGACTATTTTGGGCGCATTTGCAATAAGCGCCCGGAATACCACTCCGGTTTCTGATGTGATTCCAAAGCTGGCTAAGGAAATTGGACATGGCGCAAATGCAGTAAATGTCCTGCTCGTGGATATTCGTGCATGGGATACCTTTGGCGAGATTTCCGTATTAGTAATTGTGGCAACCGGCGTTGCATCATTGGTGTACCGCACTCGCAGCTTTACGCGCGCTTCTCGACGCCCCATCCTCCGCCTCGGCGGTAGCCCTTGGCTGGCCACAAATGCGCCCGATGCCGGTGCAAACCGCAATCGCTCCCTAATGGTCGAAGTTAGTACTCGCGTGCTTTTTAGCAGCATGATCTTGTTGAGTTTGTATTTCTTCTTCGCCGGGCATAATGCTCCAGGTGGCGGTTTTGCTGGTGGTTTGGTGGCTGCCTTGGCGTTTACATTGCGGTATTTAGCTGGTGGACGTCATGAACTCGATGAAGCAATTCCAATCGACGCTGGGCGTATCCTCGGCGTCGGCTTATTGTTGTCTGCTGCTGCCGCCATAACCCCTGTGGCATTTGGGTATCCACCGCTCACAAGCACGGTTTGGGATATTCCGCTGCCCTGGATCGGCGAAGTCCATATTGTGTCCGCCATGTTCTTTGATGCCGGTGTGTACCTCATTGTTATTGGATTGGTACTTCATATTTTGCGTAGTTTGGGCGCCCAACTGGATATTGATGAAGAAATGCGTAAACAACGTGCCCGGGATCGTGCTCGCCGTCTTGCCCGAAAGGAGTCTTAGGTTATGGTTGCGAATTTCTTTTTGCTTCTCACTTGCGGCGTCCTCGTGGCTAGTGGAGCATACCTATTACTCGATCGTGCGATGACCCGTATGCTTTTGGGCTTATTACTTATGGGTAATGGCCTAAATTTACTCATGCTTACGGCTGGCGGTAAGGCTGGGGCTCCTCCTATTCAGGGCCGTAATTCGGCGCTCATTGCGCAGGATTCTGATCCACTTGCACAGGGCATGATCTTAACCGCGATTGTGATTTCTATGGCTATGACCGCGTTTATTTTGGCGTTGGCGTATCGGCAGTATCGTTATCGCACTGCGGATTTGATTGATAATGATTCTGAAGACACCGCATTGGCAACCCGCACCACGGCAGCAGCACCTGACCGTGATGCTTCAGACGATCCCCTTACTGGCAAACCAACCGCAAGCGGCGATAAATTCGGCCCGGAATGCTTCGAGGCTCCCGTGGAAAAGCAGGTGGAGCGATGAATTACCTTATTCCATTGCCGATTATTTTGCCGGCAATTGGTGCTGCATTGACACTGGTTACTCCCAACCGGATTGTGCAACGCGCTATTGCATTAATGACGCTGACTGGGCTTATCGCCTTGACTGTTACGCTCGTAATGCTTGTAGACGCCCGCGGTACCCAGGTTGTCCAGATAGGTGGCTGGGACGCACCCGTAGGTATCACACTCGTTGCAGACCGTCTTTCCGCACTCATGCTCGCGGTCAGTGCCCTCGTACTGTTTACCGTTATGTGGTATGCCATTGCCCAGGGTGTGCGAGACGGCAGCAAAGATGAACCAGTAGCCGTCTTTATGCCAGCGTACTTGCTGCTTAGTATGGGCGTGAATATGAGTTTCCTTGCGGGGGACTTATTTAACCTCTATGTGGGTTTTGAGGTGTTCCTGGTGGCTTCCTATGTATTGCTTACACTCGGCGCTTCCCCAGGGCGTGTTCGCGCAGGTGTTTCCTATGTCATGGTATCTATGCTGAGTTCGCTAGTATTTCTGCTGGCACTTGCACTGATTTATGCCGCTGTAGGCACTATGAATATGGCGCAAATTTCGCTTCGTATGGAAGAAATACCAGCTGGAACTCGGGGCGCTTTATTTGCCGTACTTTTGGTCGCCTTTGGCATTAAAGCTGCAGTATTTCCCCTTTATTCTTGGCTCCCAGACTCCTACCCCACCGCACCCGCCCTAGTGACCGCCGTTTTTGCGGGGTTACTTACAAAGGTAGGCGTATATTCCATTATTCGCTTACGCTCCGTTGTATTTACTGATGGCCGTCTGGATAACTGGCTTATGTGGGCTGCCCTAGCAACAATGATTGTGGGAATCCTCGGTGCAATGGCTCAAAACGATATTAAACGGCTATTGTCGTTTACACTGGTCAGCCATATTGGCTATATGGTTATGGGCATTTCTCTTGGTTCCGCCCTCGGGCTTTCTGGCGCTATTTTCTATGCGGTCCACCACATTCTTGTACAAACTGCATTATTCCTAGTGGTCGGCCTTATAGAACGTCAAGCGGGCTCTTCCTCCCTCCGACGTTTGGGGTCGTTGGCCTACACATCACCTTTATTAGCAGCCCTCTACCTGTTACCAGCGCTTAATCTTGGTGGTATTCCGCCATTCTCCGGTTTCTTGGGCAAGCTTTTACTCCTTGAAGCTGCTGCCGAAAACGGTGGAACTATGGCATGGCTGCTCGTAGGCGGCGCTTTAATTACATCTCTACTTACCTTGTACACAATGACGCTGGTATGGGCTAAGGCATTTTGGCGCGACCGTTCCGATGCTCCGGACGGCGCTATGGCATTTGCGCAACCACGACCACTTACCGAAACAGTGAATATGGTGCCGGTTTCGGAGCGTCCAGATGTTGGCCGTATGCCAGTAGGTATGGTGCTGCCAACAGCAATCTTGGTCTCTGTTTCCTTGGCAGTCACGCTTTTAGCGGGACCGATCTCTGGCATTACTGGACGTTCCGCAGACTCCGCACAAGACGTAAATAATTACCGTAATGCAGTACTTGGCACTGAGATCTCTGCACCTGGTCGAACACTACCTACAGGAGCGGAAAAATGAGTCGTGTACGCCCATTTTCAATCCTCTGGCTTACTGTCATGTGGGTTTTAATGTGGGGTGAATTGTCTATTGGTAATGTGGCCGCCGGATTCTTCCTTGCCGTACTCATTACATTTTCCCTCCCTTTGCCCAAACTACCCGTAAATGTACAAAAAATTCGCTGGATACCGCTTCTAGGCTTATTACTAGAATTTTGCAAGGACCTAGTGTTTTCTTCACTGCATGTCGCTTGGATTGCCATGCGTTCCTCGCCTCAGCCTCCAGCGGCCTTCGTGAAAGTTCCAATGCGTGTAGCAGATGACTTAGTGTTCGCATTCGCTGTGGGGATCCTCAATTTGCAGCCAGGTGGCACCGTAAGCGATTTCGATTTAGATACGCAGGAAATCACTGTGCATTTGCTTAATGGCTCATCGCAGAAAGCAATCGAGCAAGAAATTTCCAATATCAACCAGCTGGAAACCCGGCTCAACCAGATTTTCGTTGCGAGGTAATTATGGATTATTACACCATTGGATTAGCACTAGCTAGCGCTATCTTCCTGCTCTCGCTACTTATTACGGGATACCGCCTGCTTGTTGGACCGAATTCTTTAGACCGGCTGGTAGCACTTGACGCCACCGCAGCAATGATCCAGTGTGCACTCGCTGTATATATTTGCTGGACCATAGATACTACTGTTTCTAACACTATGATGGTTGTCGCCTTGCTCGGTTTTATTGGCACCGTTGCGCTTACGCGATTCCGGAAACGAGATGATGCGTCATGATGAATATATTGAGTTTATTTTTCCTGCTCTGCGGGGCACTTCTCGCATTATCTGCGGCAATCGGATTAGTACGGTTCCGTGACACTATGTCACGCCTTCATGCGGTGACTAAACCTCAAACATTAGGGTTAATTTGCACGATTACAGGAACGATTTTGCGTGTTCTTGATTATGAAAAACTCGGCCCTGGCGAACGCGGTGATATGGGAGTACTCTTTCTGATTATTCTTTTTGCCCTGCTCACCGCACCCGTGGTAGCACAACGTGTAGGACGTATAGCCCGCAAAGAGGGACTATATGAAGAGGATTATCTTTCTCGGGATGACACCGACGGGAAAAAACCCGCTCGAAAACACGTCTAATTTGCGGAAGCACGGCTCCAGAAAGAACTTCACTTTATTTGCCCCTATTTATTGGGGCAAGATTTGAAATGCAGCAGCTATGTAACATTTCTTTCGGAACTTCCGATAGTCCAATCAGAAATGCAAAATGTGCGTTTGTATTTCTATGTTCTACAAAGTGCTTTGCGGCACAAAAATTCAACATTTCAGTAGGTGTCTACTGGCTACTACTTGATCCACCCTGTCGGATCATTTACACAAAAACACCAACCGCCTAACTTGTAAAAGTTAGGCGGTTTTGGTCTTCAAAGCGTGTTATTGCAGACTTTCCACTTCATCGCAGGTCGCATCTACAACTGCCTTCCAGGAACCTGTGGACTCATAAAGCTCACGTTGGCGTTGATATGCAGCACCACGCTCAATCAAGCTTGGAATATAGGCGATTTCTTTTTCGCATCCCAGTTCGCGGGCCAATGGGGTCAGCAAACCCGCCATTCGGATAAGATCGTCTTTGACCAGTACTTCATCAGTTTGCCGGCTAACAATGATCTCAGCATCTAGGCCATAACGTGCAGCACGCCATTTGTTTTCGGCGATATGCCACGGTTGGAGAGATGGCAGTTTTTCGCCCCTGTCTATTAGGCGATCGTAGTAGACAACAAGGCAATGGGTTAAGGCAACCACCGCAGATAGTTCTCGCAGTGTACTGGTTGCATCTGCTACGCGAACTTCGATTGTTCCCCATTTACCAGCTGGGCGAATATCAAAATGCATTGCTCCGGTGTGGTTAATTACCCCGGAGATTGCTTGGTCAGACATATATTCGGACCATTGCGCCCAATCAACAAAACCAAATGGCGCGCCAGCAGTTGGAAGTTGCTGGTAGAGCATGGTGCGGTTCGAGGCGTAGCCGGTATCAAGCCCATTCCATGCCGGAGAGCTCGCAGAGAGCACTAACAAATGCGGGTAGTGCGTCATAAGGGCATTGATAATTGGCCATACGCGTTCGGCATCGGAGATTCCAACGTGGACGTGTATACCCCAAATGAGCATTTGCCTGCCCCAGTATTGGGTACGCTCGATAATCTCCTTATAAATTTCTTTATCCGATACTGGCTGCGTACGCCAGTCGCTAAATGGATGGCTTCCCGACGCCCAGACGCGCACACGCTCTTGTTTTGCTGCTTCAATCACGGCGCTTAGGCCATTGCGAAGTTCTGCTACTGCATCGGGAACATTTGAATGCACACCAGTAACGATCTCCACCGTATTTTTCAAAAATTCTTTTTCAAGGTGAATTTCTGGATGCGCTTCATTGACACGAGCAATTACCGCATCTGCACATGGTGCAAGGTCTCTGGTTATGGGGTCAACAAGCGCGACTTCCCACTCGATGCCCAGTGTTGGTTTTGGCGATGAGTTAAAAGGTTGTTCCATTAGCGATTCAGGTCTTGAGTGACTACAAGGACTACACCAGTTGGTGCATTTTCCAATTCGGAGCCGCGTGGCGCAGCCGTAATCCCGAGTTTATCGGCAAGGGCGCGGGCGGTTTTTTCCTCTTTATCTTTCCCTTGTGTGAAGTACACAACCGATGATGGGAACGTAGTTTCGGAGTGGTTTCCGACTTCCGCGACATCGAAATTATGTTTACCAACTTCGTCGGCAACGCGCTGACCCAGTCCTTGAATTGTTGAATTATTCAAAACATGTATGGGCTCACCTCCGGATTGGACCTCATTGCCAGATACTGGTGATTCGCTTGATTTTTCCGTTTGTTGGGTTTCGCTAGTTGCTACTGCTTGCTGCTCGTTAGAAGTTGGTGTTTGCTGCGCAGTAGTCGCTTGACCAATGGAACTACTTGGGGCAGCTTGGGCGTTATTTGTCTCAGTCGGGGCAGTTTCAGCACCTTGAGACAACATAAATACTCCCCAGGCGATAAAAAGTGCCCCAATCGCCAGGAGGATCATTGCGAGTCCGCGTAACGGTAACCGCGGCTCGGCTGTGGGCTTCTGCTCTGGCTTACTCATGTTTTAGAGTTTAGCGGCAGCTCGACGCTGAGAGCGGTTATCTCGAATTCGGCGGAGTCGTGCCACCAGCTGCGGATGCTCTGCATATGCCGCCGGGACGTCGATAAGCTTATTTAAATATTGATGATATCGAATTGTACTCACGCCAAATTCATTGCGAATAGCAACTTCTTTCGCACCCAAGCACCGCGGCGCAGTTGATTCGAACATTAGTACCGAAGAATCGAAAGCGCTCAATTTAGTCATGCACAACAGATTAGTGGGTGGGCCAAGCAAGTAGGGTATAGACATGACAGTTAGGCCCATTGTTATCCACGGCGACCCAGTACTCCATAACCCGACTTCGCCCGTTACTGAACCCATAGCAGAATTGCAAGAACTCATTGCAGATATGTACGAAACCATGGATCGAGCCCACGGCGTCGGGCTAGCCGCCAATCAAATCGGCGTAAGCAAACGTCTTTTCGTATATAACTGTCCCGATGAAAACGGGAAGTACCGGCGTGGTTGCGTAATTAATCCAGTGCTTGAAACCTCCGAAATTCCAGAAACAATGCCTAACGACAATGGCGACGATGACGAAGGCTGCCTTTCTGTTCCAGGTGAATCATTTCCCACTGGCCGAGCATCATGGGCGCGAGTAACTGGCGTGGATGAGCACGGTGAACCCGTAACCGTCGAGGGCACCGGATTCTTTGCACGATGTTTACAGCATGAAGTCGGACACCTTGATGGGTTCCTCTATACCGACACCCTGATTGGCCGCTGGAAGCGCCAAGCCAAAAAGACCATTAAGCGAAATGGTTGGACCACTGCAGGGCTTACATGGCTCCCCGGCGTAGACGAAGACCCATTCGGACATGACGAGGACGTCCATGAATAAGATGTGGCGAAAAACCACACCTGAAATCGGCGATCGTGTGATCGTTCGTCGCCGCATTCCCAATACACCCGGGCACATAACCGATGTCATTGGGCATGTTCTATCCCTCGACCCGCTTATTGTGCGTCCACAAGCAGTCGGCGGACTCCCCTCTACGGCGGAAGCGATCACTATCCCCCAAGAATTAGTGCAGGTATGTAAAGTCCTTCCCCCGCGACGCGTTCGAAATTCGGACATACGTGCGGTAGAACAGGCAACCGCTGCAGCCTTCCCAGGCATCGAACATATTTGGCACAATGGGTGGCTTTTAAGGGCCGGTGACGGTATTACAGAACGTTCAAATTCAGCTGCACCACTTGGAGCTTCAGCAGGACTTTCAGAAGTACCCTTAGAAGAAATCCGCGCCTTTTACCGTAGCCACAATATGCCTACAAGAATTCTTATTCCGGACCGAATTGCGCGTTCCGCAGAAATCGTCTGTGCGAATTGGAAGTTAGGCCCCGAAATTGTGGTGATGACTCGCAAATTAGAGGAAACTACCGTAACCGAATTACCGCCAGGATTCGCATTCCATGTGGATACCGAGCCCGATAAGTCCTGGTTGAATTTGTATCATTTCCGTGGTGAACCATTGCCCACGCATGCATTAAATCTGCTTAGGGATGCAATTGAGGGGTCAATGGTATTCGCCCGATTAACACATAAGAACGAAACTGTCGCAATTACCCGCGGCACGATTACCCAATCGGAAGATGAGCGCCACTGGTTGGGTTATTCCGCAGTGGAAGTCGCTCCAGATTTTCGACGCCGCGGCCTCGGCACCGCCCTCGGCAACGCAATGTTGCATTGGGGGCAATCTTCTGGTGCTGGGCAAGCATATTTACAAGTAATTGCATCAAATACCGCTGGTATAGGACTATATAAAAAACTGGGTTTCTTTGAGCACCATCGACACCGCTATGCGGAGGAAGGATAATCTTTAACGCATGCGAATTGTCAATTGGAATGTGAACTCGATTCGGACGCGCGCCGACCGGGTACTTGACTTTCTACAACGACACGACGTCGAT contains the following coding sequences:
- a CDS encoding LytR C-terminal domain-containing protein, which codes for MSKPEQKPTAEPRLPLRGLAMILLAIGALFIAWGVFMLSQGAETAPTETNNAQAAPSSSIGQATTAQQTPTSNEQQAVATSETQQTEKSSESPVSGNEVQSGGEPIHVLNNSTIQGLGQRVADEVGKHNFDVAEVGNHSETTFPSSVVYFTQGKDKEEKTARALADKLGITAAPRGSELENAPTGVVLVVTQDLNR
- a CDS encoding DUF3263 domain-containing protein, translating into MTKLSAFDSSVLMFESTAPRCLGAKEVAIRNEFGVSTIRYHQYLNKLIDVPAAYAEHPQLVARLRRIRDNRSQRRAAAKL
- a CDS encoding peptide deformylase translates to MTVRPIVIHGDPVLHNPTSPVTEPIAELQELIADMYETMDRAHGVGLAANQIGVSKRLFVYNCPDENGKYRRGCVINPVLETSEIPETMPNDNGDDDEGCLSVPGESFPTGRASWARVTGVDEHGEPVTVEGTGFFARCLQHEVGHLDGFLYTDTLIGRWKRQAKKTIKRNGWTTAGLTWLPGVDEDPFGHDEDVHE
- a CDS encoding N-acetylglutamate synthase, CG3035 family gives rise to the protein MNKMWRKTTPEIGDRVIVRRRIPNTPGHITDVIGHVLSLDPLIVRPQAVGGLPSTAEAITIPQELVQVCKVLPPRRVRNSDIRAVEQATAAAFPGIEHIWHNGWLLRAGDGITERSNSAAPLGASAGLSEVPLEEIRAFYRSHNMPTRILIPDRIARSAEIVCANWKLGPEIVVMTRKLEETTVTELPPGFAFHVDTEPDKSWLNLYHFRGEPLPTHALNLLRDAIEGSMVFARLTHKNETVAITRGTITQSEDERHWLGYSAVEVAPDFRRRGLGTALGNAMLHWGQSSGAGQAYLQVIASNTAGIGLYKKLGFFEHHRHRYAEEG